CACCGGCTGGTCACCGGGCACGATGACCATCAACGCCTGGGCCGGGGTGACCACGCCGCCGACGGTGTGCACCGCCAGCTGCTGGACGGTGCCGTCGACCGGGGCCAGCAGCTGGGTGCGGGCTTCCTGGTAGCGCGCCTTGGCCAGTTCCTGGCGCAGGCTGGCGACCTTCTGCCCGGCGGTCTGCTGCAGGTCGAGCAGGCTGCGCCGGGCCTGGGCCACCACGCCCTCGCGGCGGCGGCGGGCCTCGGACTGCGCGGCGGTCGACTGCAGCACGCTGGCTTGCTGCACCTGCAGCTGGCGCTCCAGGTCGAGGCGGGCCTGTTCCTTGTCGAGGTATTCGTGGCGGGCCACGTACTGCTGCTCCAGCAGGTTCTGGTAGTCCCGGGCCAGCTGCGTGGCGATCGGCAGGGTCTTGCGCAGGCTCGCCACCTGCACCTGTGCGGCCTGGATCTCGGCGCCGCGCTGCTGGATCTCGGCATCGACCTGGTCGAGGTTGTTGCGGTATTCCTGGTACTGCCCCTGCAGCCAGCGTTCGGCATCCTGCACCTGTTGCGCGTCGGCGTGCTCGATGTCGCCTTGCAACCCCTGCGGTGGCTGGCCGCTGGCGATGGCCTGGAGCATCGCGCTGCTGCGCGCCACGTCGATGCGCGCGGCCAGCAGTTCGCTTTCGCTGCGACGCACATCGGCGTCGGCGGTGGTCGGGTCGAGTTCGAGCAGCAACTCGCCAGCCTTCACGCGCTGGCCATCGCTGACGTGGATGGCCTTGACCACCGCGGTCTCGCTGGGCTGGACCAGCTTGGTGCGCCCGCTCGGCACCACCTTGCCCGAGGCCACCGCGACCACGTCGATATGACCGAGGCAGGCCCACAGCAGGGCCAGGGCGGCAAAGCCCATGATGCTCCAGACGAACACCCGCGGCGCCGGGTGCGGTGGACGCTCTTGCAGGGCCAGGGCGGCGGGCAGGAACTCGATTTCGTGGGCGGCGCGCAGGGGCGCGTCGAGCGCCTTGCGTTGGCGCCAGGCGTGCTGCCAGGCCTCGCGGTAGCGCTGCCAGAGGCTGGAATAGGCGGACATGGCCTCTCCTTGGTATGAGGTGGTGAGAGGATCAGCCCTGTTGCAGGCGGTGCAGCCTGGCGTAGTGCCCGGCCTGGTGCGCGAGCAGTTCGGCGTGGCTGCCTTGTTCGACGATCTGCCCACGGTCCACCACGACGATGCGGTTGGCATCGCGCACGGCGGACAGGCGGTGGGCGATGATGATCACCGTGCGCCCCTGGCAGATCGAACGCATGTTCTGCTGGATGATGCGTTCGGACTCGTAGTCCAGCGCGCTGGTGGCTTCGTCGAAGATCAGGATGCGCGGGTCGCCGATCAGCGCCCGGGCAATGGCGATGCGCTGGCGTTGCCCGCCCGAGAGCGAGGCGCCGTGCTCGCCCACCATCGTGTCGTAGCCTTCGGCGAGTTCGAGGATGAAGTCGTGGGCACCGGCCAGGCGCGCCGCCTGCATCACGTTTTCCAACGGGGTGCCGGGGTCGGCCAGGGCGATGTTCTCGCGGATGCTGCGGTTGAACAGCAGGTTGTCCTGCTGCACCACGCCGATCTGTCGGCGCAGCGAGGACGCATCGGCCAGGGCCAGGTCCATACCGTCGACCAGCACCCGGCCGCGTTCGGGCACATACAGCCGCTGCAGCAGGCGGGTCAGGGTGCTCTTGCCGGAGCCGGAGCGGCCGACCACGCCGATCACTTCGCCCGGCGCGATACGCAGGCTGACCCCGCGCAAGATCTCCGAGCCGTCGGCACGGTAGCGGAAATGCACCTGGTCGAACTCGATGCCACCTTGCAACGGCGGCAGTGCGCTGCGGGCCGAGGACGACAGTTCGGTGCGGGTATTGAGGATGTCGCCCAGGCGCTGCACCGACACGCCGGTCTGCTGGAAGCTGGTCCACAGCTGGGCCAGGCGCATGATCGGCTGGGCCACGCGCCCGGCCAGCATGTTGAAGGCGATCAGCTCGCCGACCGTGAGCTGGCCGTCGATCACCAGGCGTGCGCCGAGCCAGAGGGTGGCGACGGTCACCAGCTTGCCGATCAGGCCGACGCTTTCGTTGGCCAGGGTCGACAGGGTCTGGGTCTTGAAGCCCGCGGCGACATAGGCCGCCAGCTGGTTGTCCCAGCGCCGCAGGACTTGCGGCTCGACGGCCATCGACTTGAGGGTGTCGATGCCGTTGACCGTCTCGACCAGGAACGCCTGGTTCTCGGCGCCACGGTTGAAGCTGTCCTGCAGGCGCTGGCGCAGCACCGGTGTGATCAGCAGCGAAACCAGCGCGTAGAGCGGCAGCGAAGCCACCACCACCAAGGTCAGCCAGCCGCTGTAGTAGAACATCACGGCGATGAACACCACTGAGAACAACACGTCCATCACCAGGGTGATGGCGTTGCCGGTGAGGAAGTTGCGGATGTTCTCCAGCTCGCGCACCCGCGCCACCGAGTCGCCGACCCGGCGCGCCTGGAAGTAGGCCAGCGGCAGGTGGATCAGGTGGTGGAACAGGCGTGAGCCCAGTTCGACGTCGATGCGGCTGGCGGTGTGGGCGAAGACGAAGCTGCGCAGGCCGCTCAAGGCAGTTTCGAACAGCATGATGCCGAGCAGGCCGATGGCGATCACGTCCAGGGTGGTCAGGCCGTGGTGCACCAGGACCTTGTCCATCACCACCTGGAAGAACAGCGGTGTCAGCAGGGCGAAGATCTGCAGCACGAAGGACACCAGGGTCACTTCGCCGAGCAGCTTGCGGTGCTTGACGATGGCCGGGATGAACCAGGTGAAATCGAAGCGCGAGGACTCGCCGGGGGCCATTGCTTCGCTGCGCACCAGCAGCAACTCGCCGCTCCAGCGTTGCTCGAGGGTGGCCAGGTCGATGACCTCGGGTCGCTCGGCACGCGGATCCTGGATCAGCACCTTGGCCTGGTCCATGCGGGCGATGATGAAGAAACCGCCCTCACGGTCGGCGGCAATCGCCGGCAGTGGCGTCTGCGCCAGGCGCTCTGCGCGGGTCTCGACGCGTTTTGCCTTGAGGCCAAGTTTGCGCGAAGCCAGCAGCAGCTGCGGGATAGCGAAGGCTTGCTGGCCATCGGTGAATTCGTGGGCCAACTGTTCGCTGGAGGCTGCCACACTGTGGAAACGGGCCAGCATCAGCAGGCAGATCAGCCCGGTGTCCGGGGTGCCTGTTTGGTGTTCACTCATAACGCGTCCATGCAGGCTGGTATGGCCTGGTAAAGCTACCTATTTCAATAGGTTAGCGAAGTTCCGCAAAACTTTGTAATCATTTTGCCATCATCAGATGATTGTTATTTCATTCGACTGTTTAACCGGCGACAGGCCGCCTGGCCTCTGGCGGCAGGAAGTCGCGATCCGGGTCGTAGTCCCGGCTCAAGTAGTGGGACAGCTCAAGCAGGTCCTGGGGGGCCAGGCTGCCGGCGGCCTGCTTGAGCTTCAGCGAGTCGATGATGTAGTCGTAGCGGGCGTCGTTGTATTCGCGCACGGCACGGTACAACTGGCGTTCGGCATTGAGCACATCAGCGGTGTTGCGTGAGCCGAGTGCCCTGCCCACCAGGTTGGCCTTGAGCGACGCCTGGCTGGAGCGGATGCTTTGCTGGCGGGCCTGGACCTGTTCCACATCGGCGTTGACCGCGCGGTGCAGGTTGCGGGTCTGCAGCACCACCTCGCGGCGGCGATCCTCATGTTCGTCTTCGCTCTGGGCCAGGCGTTCGCCTGCCTCACGGACCTGCGAGCTGGTCAATCCACCTGCGTACAGTGGAATGTTCAGCTCCAGCCCCAAGGTGCACTGCGCAATGTCGTCGCGGTAGCCGTTGCGGCCGAAGTCGGTCGGGTTGCTGTAGCCGAAACGGTCGTTGTCGCCCTTGCGATAGGACGCGACGGCATCCAGGGTGGGAGCATGTCCGGCCTTGCGTTGGCGATTGGCCTGCATGGCGGCATCAACGGCGTGTCCGCTGGACAGCAGGCTGAGGTTGCTCTGCACCGCCTGCTCGACCCAGGTGCTGGCATCGTTGGGCACCGGCGCCTGGACCGGCAGCTGGTGGGCGATGCCGGCGATCTGCGCATAGTCCTGGCGGGTCAGGCGGTACAGCGTCTCGAAGGCGTCGTCGACCTTGCGTTGCGCCAGTTGGCGGTTGGCGCTGGCGTTGTCGTAGGCTGCCTGGGCATCGAGCACATCGGTGATGCTGGAGGCGCCGTTGGCCAGACGTCCCTGGGCCTGTTCCTGCTGGCGCTTGAGGGCCTTGGCTTCGGCCTTGGCCGCGGCCAGCGCATCGAGCGCGCGCAGGGTATCGAAGTAGGCCTCTGCGGTTTGCAGGATGAGCGACTGTTCCTTTGCGGCGAGGTCCAGGCCGGCTTGCGCCGTACCGGCCTCGGCGGCCTTGAGGGCGTACCAGCGATCCAGGCGCAGCAGCGGTTGGTTGAGGTTGGCCTGGTAGACCATGCCGCTGCGGGTACGGGTGAGCGCGGGCTCGTCGCGCTGCAGGCGGGTGCTTTCGAAGGTGGCGCCGGCATTGAGGGTTGGCAGCAGCCCCGCCCGTGCTTGCGGCACGCGTTCGCTGAGTGCCTGGAACTCGTGGCGGGCGGCGCTCAGACGCGCATCCTGTTCGACGGCGTGTTGATAGACCTGCAGCAGTTCGGCGCGTTGCGGCTCGGCAAGCAATGGCGTGCACAAGATCAGGCCTGCCAGGAAGGTGGTGTGGATCAAGGTATTGCGGAGGCGCATGACGGTCCGTGTCTGGCGGTGACGAAGGACGCGCATCCTATACTGGCGAAGTGCCTCTAAAAAATCGGAAGAGCGACATGAATGTTGTCAGAAAGCTCGCAGTAGAGCGTCTCCTTGGGTTTTTGACTGCATTTCCCACGCGGCTAGGCGCCTGGCACGGCATGCACTGCATCAGCGCAACTAAAACAACCCTGTAATTTCACTCATGACCCTTGGCATCTGATGCTTTTTTGCTATTATCCAGCACTCCCCTCGCTCATCTAGAACGCCCGTTCTAGAGCCTGCGCAATTAAGTTTCAGTTAAGTTTCCTACGCTAGCGTGAGTCATGAGTCAGCAGTGACTGTGATTATTTACCCGTGCGCGTCATCTAAATCCCCGCGTCACCCCAATCTTTCCCCGGTAACATGGCATTCACTTTCAAACCGTCAAGAGGATGAATCATGCCCGTCAAGGACCCATCCAAGGTTGTCCCGGCCGCACCCGCCGAAAGCGCCGATGCCGCCCTCAAGCATATCGTCGACGGCTTCCTGCGGTTCCACACCGAAGTCTTCCCCGAGCAGCAAGAGCTGTTCAAGAAACTGGCCACCGCGCAGAAGCCGCGCGCCATGTTCATCACCTGCGCCGACTCGCGCATCGTGCCTGAGCTGATTACCCAGAGCTCGCCGGGCGACCTGTTCGTCACCCGTAACGTCGGCAACGTCGTGCCGCCGTAT
This window of the Pseudomonas mosselii genome carries:
- a CDS encoding HlyD family type I secretion periplasmic adaptor subunit, which codes for MSAYSSLWQRYREAWQHAWRQRKALDAPLRAAHEIEFLPAALALQERPPHPAPRVFVWSIMGFAALALLWACLGHIDVVAVASGKVVPSGRTKLVQPSETAVVKAIHVSDGQRVKAGELLLELDPTTADADVRRSESELLAARIDVARSSAMLQAIASGQPPQGLQGDIEHADAQQVQDAERWLQGQYQEYRNNLDQVDAEIQQRGAEIQAAQVQVASLRKTLPIATQLARDYQNLLEQQYVARHEYLDKEQARLDLERQLQVQQASVLQSTAAQSEARRRREGVVAQARRSLLDLQQTAGQKVASLRQELAKARYQEARTQLLAPVDGTVQQLAVHTVGGVVTPAQALMVIVPGDQPVEVEALLENKDVGFVQVGQAVTVKVETFTYTRYGTVQGEVLSVSRDAIEDERRGLVYSSRIRLASDHLQVNGQAVALTPGMAVSAEIKTDQRTVIDYFLSPLQQHAQESLRER
- a CDS encoding type I secretion system permease/ATPase; protein product: MSEHQTGTPDTGLICLLMLARFHSVAASSEQLAHEFTDGQQAFAIPQLLLASRKLGLKAKRVETRAERLAQTPLPAIAADREGGFFIIARMDQAKVLIQDPRAERPEVIDLATLEQRWSGELLLVRSEAMAPGESSRFDFTWFIPAIVKHRKLLGEVTLVSFVLQIFALLTPLFFQVVMDKVLVHHGLTTLDVIAIGLLGIMLFETALSGLRSFVFAHTASRIDVELGSRLFHHLIHLPLAYFQARRVGDSVARVRELENIRNFLTGNAITLVMDVLFSVVFIAVMFYYSGWLTLVVVASLPLYALVSLLITPVLRQRLQDSFNRGAENQAFLVETVNGIDTLKSMAVEPQVLRRWDNQLAAYVAAGFKTQTLSTLANESVGLIGKLVTVATLWLGARLVIDGQLTVGELIAFNMLAGRVAQPIMRLAQLWTSFQQTGVSVQRLGDILNTRTELSSSARSALPPLQGGIEFDQVHFRYRADGSEILRGVSLRIAPGEVIGVVGRSGSGKSTLTRLLQRLYVPERGRVLVDGMDLALADASSLRRQIGVVQQDNLLFNRSIRENIALADPGTPLENVMQAARLAGAHDFILELAEGYDTMVGEHGASLSGGQRQRIAIARALIGDPRILIFDEATSALDYESERIIQQNMRSICQGRTVIIIAHRLSAVRDANRIVVVDRGQIVEQGSHAELLAHQAGHYARLHRLQQG
- a CDS encoding TolC family outer membrane protein, whose amino-acid sequence is MRLRNTLIHTTFLAGLILCTPLLAEPQRAELLQVYQHAVEQDARLSAARHEFQALSERVPQARAGLLPTLNAGATFESTRLQRDEPALTRTRSGMVYQANLNQPLLRLDRWYALKAAEAGTAQAGLDLAAKEQSLILQTAEAYFDTLRALDALAAAKAEAKALKRQQEQAQGRLANGASSITDVLDAQAAYDNASANRQLAQRKVDDAFETLYRLTRQDYAQIAGIAHQLPVQAPVPNDASTWVEQAVQSNLSLLSSGHAVDAAMQANRQRKAGHAPTLDAVASYRKGDNDRFGYSNPTDFGRNGYRDDIAQCTLGLELNIPLYAGGLTSSQVREAGERLAQSEDEHEDRRREVVLQTRNLHRAVNADVEQVQARQQSIRSSQASLKANLVGRALGSRNTADVLNAERQLYRAVREYNDARYDYIIDSLKLKQAAGSLAPQDLLELSHYLSRDYDPDRDFLPPEARRPVAG